The Labrus bergylta chromosome 23, fLabBer1.1, whole genome shotgun sequence genome includes the window TTCTCTTGTCCTACATATGCACCAAATAGGGCTAGTAGATGTGCATGTATTCAGTAAGGGAGTTAATATTTCAATCAATTAATCGtttgcaaaaaatatatattattttgcCATATTAAAAAAGAAGTTTTATTAATAAAGAATGATATCTGTCCAAATGCATAATATACCTAGACGTTTAAAACAATCATATGACTTGAATGCATTTTTtcctcaaacaacaacaaaaaagaattTGGATATTTCGGATAATTTATTTTCCACAAttaaattttgcaatgactctaaGTAACTTCCCTAAAGAGGCCCATCCAATTGCACttactcttgttgccctgctaagggTTGCATGCATTATaactgtgaaaaccaaagtttgaaAAATTAATAGATATGATctgtctataggagagaaaagggaaacacagaaaagagtTAGAGGAGTAAGtgtcgggacactggcagacatgaaggagatgaatgctggttggagggcccccccaaTTAATTCTTGCTCAGGGACCCAAGAGACTCTACAGTAGAATCGTCACTGGACCAAGGGTGTTAACAGGTTTTCCAGTGGAGGTCTAAATCCCAAACAATATAATCAAAGGTGTGATACACGACGACCACATCCTGTAAATGTTCATTCATTTGAGCAATGCAACAGAACATGCATGTGGGAGAAACCtaacattttgttgttattgtctgAAGCAGACATTCATGGTTAGATCTGTAACAAATGTTAGCTGCGTGTCTTCTCattgtttctctgcagctccagTATCTGGTACAGATCATTACCATTTGTCAACAGATCTATCAATCATTATGCTACTCCCCCTTTgatatcattaaaataaataaatacaaaattaacTTCTCATAAAGATTATCACTGTTGTTGGTTACAGTGTTTGGATGATAAGTCGTGGAAAGTTAGGAAATGTAATCTCTTTAATAGTTGTactttctaaaaacatttttatatgaaatattttaattatataTGAATAGTTTAATAATCgttaataaaaagaataaactgCTTATCACAGTGTATTTCTTTAAAAGGAAATTGAAGCAGTTGACAGCTCAAGTTGGGGAAATATTGTCATTCAGGGAATATGTATCAACATTATCTAGATTTCTATATGTTTGATGAAACTTTAAATTAAGCAACCACATTTTTGGTAATGCAATGGctttacagatttattttaattaaatccaTCATTGTTAATTATTTGTGAAAGGGGTACCTCAGTAATGACCTtgacaaaaaagacatttttagacAAAAATTGTGAAGAATATCAAATCTCCAAATGCATTTATAGGATTTGTACTAGAATCTACCAccagcataaaaaacaaaagatgttgGCCCTCTCACAGACTTCATCATCATTCTGGTGGCCCTCATGGAATAAGGAACAGGGGTTTTCCAGGTTTTCCAGTGGAGGCCTGAAGCCCAACCGATGTTGTCACCAGCACGATGCCAGTTACCATTCAGACTGGCAGAGCCACAGCGACCGTACCaccaaccaccaccaccagcactGAATGTACACTCCCTCTGAGCAATGTCACCAAAGATGCATGGAGAACAACCATCGTTGTCACGGTCGATGGTGCTAAAGCCGTAGTTGTTCTGGTCACGGAGTGCATCACCTatgtacaaaaaagaaaatatttaaaagaagtCTTAGTTTAGGCCCTGATTgatcctttattaatcctgtgagtggaaattcagttttacactctgtctaatgaacatgctacacaaacatgcacaaacaggatcctatggacatgcattaatgcaGAGGCTCAGAGTGTTTGTCCTTTTGTACCTATTTTTGAACTGTAGAAAAGCTATAAATTTGAAACTGAAACTTAAATGGtcagaaatataaatatgacAGTGTCCCCCTGGGTATGTATTTGTATTTCCAATAGATACGTTGTATGTAAAGATCTGAAAGCTTTTTCACACCTGTTTATTTGAAACTAGGGCTGCCAAACGATGACATttattaatcatgattaattgCTACATTTCAATAGTTTATTgcgattaaaaaaatgtttaatccCATGTAAGATAttccatatttttatttttaagttcagcttttatttttaatttgtatacAGTACTTACTGTTTGAATTGAaccctgctttaaaaaaattaaataaagtaaggaccttctggtagatcgTAGCTCAtggcagcagtgtccttctttttcaTCACTATGACTACAGGGAAACACTACAGAGGCTTATCCATTGTGTTCCTAACGAGACAAAATAACATGCGATTAATCCAGagtcaaaaaaatgaatgcattaatttcagTCCTTAAATAATCTGGTTTAACTAGTTATTGCTGACAGCTCTATTTGAAATGTGTCATGACCTTGGGATAATCCTTATCATGACAGTTTTGTCAGTAAATACTTGCACTCACATTGACAACAATTCTGTAAGAGTTGACCCTATCGTGTACATTTATATCCTGCTTGAGCCTCCTTTGTGTGACATTAATTGGCAGAGCAGCACACCAGTGCCCCATTGGTAAACACAACATGTGTGATTGAACTTTGCCTTAGAACATGGAGCAAACTAAGTGTTACAATTGAATACCTCTGCCTCCAGGGCCTAGCAGTTTTATATTTGGCATTAATACCCCTTACCCAATCAATTATTCTTCACATGGCTCAGATGTAGTCCATACTCTTTCTTGCATTATTTAGAGAGACCCAACATTAAGTGTCAAGTTCTAATGAATAGGCAGAAACCTCATACAGAGCCAGACTTCTTTGGTGAACAGGCAATCTGCCACAACCAGATGGGCTGAGCAAGATGGCTCAAAAGTGAGTTCTTGCCGGCTGTATGGTGGAGCCCGAATGTGCACGCCTTTGCCTCAGGATTCCTTAATactacaaaaataatttaactttAGCAACATGTCTCTGGTCCCACATAAACGAGGACACACTCTggatcttgttgtttttttttacatctggcTTGTCTGTTAACTCAATGTACATGGCTGTCTTAACTTCTGATCATAAATGCATAGTTTATGATAGAGCTCTGCAGGCACAGcctcagaaaaaataaatacagtctTGCTTTTTCGATTAACACTCTGCAGCTAGACTTTCAGCCCTTTGCCTCTGAGATTTCCTTTTCATTTCCAATGTTTACCTCTTTTAATGACTCTTTAAAATTGTTAAACAATCTCTGCATTTCAGCTCTTGATACCATGGACCTTTAAAATACCTGACTAGCCCCTGTTGTAATTCCAACCCCTTGGCTAAATGATGCTATTCGTCATTTTCTTCTATTGTGCAGCTAAAGGGGAATCTATATAATTTATTCGACCTAACCACAGCTTTTGACACCACTGACCATATCATTTTAGTTGATGGACTATTGAACTGAGTGGGTATCTCTGGAACGGCTCTCAATTGGTTTTCTTCATAACCTATCTGACAGACACTTCCAGGTTCAAATTTACAACTATGTATCTTCTTCTGCTCCCATCTTGTGTGGGAACCTCAGGGTTCAATCCTCAGATCTATTTagtttacattatatatgtttTCTCTGTGTCATCTATATAACTATTGTTGTGGTATATCTTGTCATTGTTATGCTGACTACACACAACTCTATTTCTCCACCAAGCCTAATAAGCTTAATAACCTTACCCCCCTACACCAGTGTCAAGCATCTGTTGCAAATTTGTCTGCTTGAAATTTTCCTCCACTTTAATTCTGACAAGACTGACGTCCTGGTGATCGGCCCTCTTCCCAAAAGAGGTCAGGCAGCATATTGGCCCCAGGCAAGTAACATTAAGTCCTCCTCCGGGAACCTTGGTATTCTTAACTTCGACAAACACAAATTGTACAGTCttgcttattttatttgagAAATATTGCctaaataagcaaaaaaaagcGAGCCATTGTTCATGTGAATGTGCCAATCACTTCTGGCACGCATCCATAGCTTCTTTTATGGTCCTGTTGCCATCACAGACAATAAGAAAGCATagctttccttctttttctgatCTCCAATCGTTTTTAGGCAAGTTGTAGACGGCTTTGTCCACAATTATCTGAGCAAATTTGCAAAAGTATGATGATTGTATAAAACATAGTGGAGACTTACCGAAACATGGCTAGGGAGTTACACAGTccacattattttaaatgaacttCTTCAGTTTTGATCCAACTCCAAAACTCTTTTAACTTGCATGAATAAAAGTGGAAGACATGAGATTGAgatcaataaagaaaaataaatagaaaataattacCTGCAGTTCCACTGTATCTCCCCACATGCAGTTTGAAATGTTCACTCTCGTTGCCTAAGTGGAAGTTTTGGTACTCAGCATAAGCAGTTCCGTTCTTGTGGTCCCACAGGTCGACTCTCAGGGTccacttcttgtttttcttcttggtCAGGTGGGAAACCTTCTTCAGGCCGAGCCAGTGGTCATCTGGTGGAATCAGCAGAGCACATGGGCagggtttacatttttttggggcTGAGCCGAAAAAGCATGTCAGGTTTCAACAATAGCAAGGCAAAGAGCATGTCCCTTAACAAAGATAGATGTAATTGCGGCCAGGAATAGTGAGCACAGATGGGACTTAACTATGCATGTTCTTTAagtttctttgtatttaaaaacGATCATCCTGGGACTTAAATATTCACTGTGCCCAGTAACGCTTGTCATAGTCATCACAGGTAAGATTGTAAGATTTAAGCATGGTTCATTTACAGTACGTCACTAGTCAGTACCCATGATGTGTACCTCCTGTGATTTGTAACTACACAACTATAAATTAAGGCTAAGCGTCACACCCCTCAACAACCTGTTTTAAAACCTGTCATTATTACAAATCATGACACACACCGCAGTAAACAAGTACTTACTTCTCAGGTTTCCAAAACCCTTACTATATGCCGCCCATTTCTTGTAGAAGGAAGGTTTTCCTTCACT containing:
- the LOC109996449 gene encoding angiopoietin-related protein 5-like isoform X2, producing MRSLLWYCWLFLAFLLINTAQARGDVSHQATHFGTDCTQIKTLSPQAPSGVYVIQPDRGKAPFKVYCEMRPDGGWTVFQRRSEGKPSFYKKWAAYSKGFGNLRNDHWLGLKKVSHLTKKKNKKWTLRVDLWDHKNGTAYAEYQNFHLGNESEHFKLHVGRYSGTAGDALRDQNNYGFSTIDRDNDGCSPCIFGDIAQRECTFSAGGGGWWYGRCGSASLNGNWHRAGDNIGWASGLHWKTWKTPVPYSMRATRMMMKSVRGPTSFVFYAGGRF
- the LOC109996449 gene encoding angiopoietin-related protein 5-like isoform X1, with product MVIMRSLLWYCWLFLAFLLINTAQARGDVSHQATHFGTDCTQIKTLSPQAPSGVYVIQPDRGKAPFKVYCEMRPDGGWTVFQRRSEGKPSFYKKWAAYSKGFGNLRNDHWLGLKKVSHLTKKKNKKWTLRVDLWDHKNGTAYAEYQNFHLGNESEHFKLHVGRYSGTAGDALRDQNNYGFSTIDRDNDGCSPCIFGDIAQRECTFSAGGGGWWYGRCGSASLNGNWHRAGDNIGWASGLHWKTWKTPVPYSMRATRMMMKSVRGPTSFVFYAGGRF